ACCGGAAGTACGGCACCACCAACTGGCCGCCGTCGATGAGTGAGGGGTTGATCGCGATCCCGATGAGCCCACCCCAGGTGCGTTTGCCGATCAACGGCCCCAACCCGGTCCGCTTGAACGCGTAGGGCATGAAGTCCCCGCCCGACCCGGCGTCCTGATCGACCAGCATGGCTTTGGGCCCATAGATGGCGCCCCCTGGCGTATCGAACACCAATGCATCGCGGTCTTTCCAACTGCCGAGGTACTGGCGCCCCAGCACTTCGGTGACGTAGTTGGCGGCTTGACCGCCGCCGTTGCGGCGGTCGTCGACGATCAGGCCGGGTTTATCGACCTGCGCGAAGAACATGCGGTTGAAGTGTTGGAAGCCTTGGGCGGCCGTGTCGGGCATATAGACGTAGGCGATTTTGCCGCCGCTGAGCCGATCCACTTCCTGGCGGTTGTGGTCGATCCAGGCCCATTGGCGCAATGCCGACTCATTGGCGATGGGCTCGACCTGCACCTGCCGTGCACCGCGGCCTTGCGCATCGCTGGCCACGGTCAGTTGGACCGGTTTGCCGACGGTGTTTTCCAGCTGCTGGTAGAGGTTGTGTCCGGCGTCGACCGGCTGGCCGTTGACGGCCATCAGGAAGTCGCCTTCCTTCACCCCCAGGCCGGGCGCGGCGAGCGGCGCCTTGAGGAACGGATTCCAGCGGTCGCCCTGGAAGATTTTCTTGATGCGGTAGTGGCCGCCCTCGAAGCTGAAGTCGGCTCCCAGCAGCCCCACCGGCACGCGCGGTTCCTGCGCCACGTCGCCACCGCCGACGCGGTTGTGGCCGACCTGCAGCTCGCCGATCATTTCGACCAGCACCTGGTTGAGGTCTTCACGCCGCTGCACATGCGCCAGCAGGGGCAGGTAGCGTTGATAGACGCCCTTCCAGTCGATGCCATGCAGTTTGGGGTCGTAGAAGAACTCCTTCTGCATCCACCAGGTCTCGTCGAAGATCTGCTTCCATTCCGCGCGCGGATCGATCCGCACCCGCAGGCCGGAGAGGTCGATGCCCTTGGTGTCGATCTTCGCGGCCGCGTCGGCCACTTCGAGCCGACCGCCGCCGAGCACCAGGAGGATCTTCTTGCCATCTGCGCTCAACGAGTAATCGTTGACGGCGGGCTTGACCATCTTGGTGGACTTCTCGTCGAAGTCGAAGCGGTAGAGGTCGCTGCGGGGGGCGCCTTCGCCGGCGGACGGTGCCTCGGCGCTCACGCCGGGCTGACGGCGCTCAAGGTAGAACAGGGCGCCGTCGGCGGCGACCGAGAGATGGTCGTAGCGGGCCTGGGCCACCGGCAAGCCGATGATGCGGTCCTGCAGGCCGGCGAAGTCGATGCGGACGGGCTTGACCTTCTTGCCGTCCTTATCGTCTTTGCTGTCCTTGCCCTTGGCGTCCTTCGAGTCTTTCGATTCGGACTTGTCGACCGGCTTCTTGTCGCCGTCCTTCTCATCCTTGTCGCCCTTCTCGTTCTTGGCGTCGGACTTGTCCTCATCCCCCTTCTTGCCCTTGCCCTCTTCATCCCCGGCCTTGGGCAGCAGCGGCGACTTGCCGTCCGCGCGCAGCACCGCGCCGAACAGGCCCAGGCGCAGCGAGCGCTCCTGGGTGGACATGTCCAGGCCCACCTGGGTCGGACCGGAGTTGATCGACGCCGCGAAGTACAGCACGTCACCCTTGCCCGAGAACACCGGCAGTTCCGCATGGCTCATGCCATCGGTCACCGTGTGCTGCTGGCCGGTCTGGAAGTCGTGGATGCGGATCTGGGTGAAGTGATTGCGACCGGTGACGGTGTAGGCCAGCCAGCGGCTGTCGGGCGAGAAGCCCACATCGAAGCCCTGGCGACGCAGGCTGGTGTCGATCTTCTGCAGCTTGCCGGCCTGGGCGCCCGACAGCGGCAGGTGATAGAGGTTCAGGTGGTTGTCCTGCAGCACCAGGCGGGCGCCATCGGGCGACCAGTCCAGCAGGGTGTAGTAGCCGGTCTCGGGCAGCAGCAGGCGGCGGATCGGCTTGCCGGCGGCCTCGTCGCCAAGCTGGTCGCGGATGACGATCTGATGGCGGGTGCCGGGCTCGTCCGAGACATAGGCCACCTGCTGACCGTCCGGGCTCCACAGCGCATCTTTCTCACGCACCCCGGAGGATTGGGTCAGGTTGCGCACCACGCCGTCCTTGACCGGCACGGTGAAGACCTCGCCGCGGGCGCTGATCAGGGCCCGCTTGCCGGTGGCCGACAGCGCGACGCTGGAGATGGTCTTGGACGCATCCTTCCACTGCACCCGCGCCTGGGTGCTGGGCTCGGTCAGGGCGACCGGGATCACCCGCGGCTCGCCGCCGCTCAATGCCACTTCCTTGAGCTGACCGCCGGCCTCGTAGACGATGCGGCCGTCCACACCGTCGACATTGCGGACGTCCCAGACGGTTTCCTTCGTCAGCTGACGCAGGGCCTTGGTCTTGGTGTGGTAGGCGAAAAGGTTGGCGGCGCCGTCGTTGCGGTCGGAGATGAAGACGACTTCATCGCCCAGCCAGATCGGGTTGCTGTCGGTCGCGTTGACATGCGGGATCTGCTCCCAGGTGCCGGCCTTGGGATCGATGATCCAGATCGGCGGCGTGGTGCCACCGCGGCTTTGACGCCAACCGCTGGTGCCGTTGTAGGCCTGGCGGTAGGGGCGATAGGCCAGGCGCTTGCCGTCCGGCGACCAGCGGCCTTCGTAGGCCACGGCGTCCATCACCTTCTGCTCGAAGCCGCCGTCCACCGGGACTTCGTAGAGCTGGTTGCTGCGGTTGTTCAACACCTCGCGGGGCGAGGAGAACAGCACCCGCTTGCCGTCCGGGCTCCAGCCGGTGGCCTGATCGACCGCGGAGTGCCAGGTCAAGCGGCGCGGCTGACCGCCGGCGGCGGCGATCACATAGACGTCGGTGTTGCCGTCATGGCTGGCGGAATAGGCGATCCAACGGCCGTCCGGCGAAAAGCGCGGCGAGAACTCCGAGGACACATTCCCAGCCAGGCGGCGCGGCTGGCTGCCGTCACGTTGGGCGGCCCACAGCTCGCCGCCGTAGACGAAGGCGAGTTGGCTGGCCGAGACGGCCGGCTCGCGCAGCAGCAGCGTGGCGCTGGCCGTGGGGGCAGCGGCGGCGTCAGTCGATCGCGCCAGGGTGGGGCTGGCCGCGGTAGCGGCCGTCAGGGTCAGGGCCAGGGCGACGGCCTGGCTCACGGAACTCAGTTGCATGGGTGCTTGGTCCGGTAGGGAGCAGCGGAGCAGCATAGCCGCCAGCGTCCCCCATGACGAAGCTCACACCGACGCGTTGCGCGCAGATCGGCTCGGTGATTTCCCGGATCAGGCGGCCGGATCAGGCGGCCGGATCGCGCGACCGAATCAGGTGACCGAATCAGGCGGTCGAATCAGGCGGTCGAATCAAGCGGCCGGATCAAGCGCCCGAATCAGGCGGCCGCGCGGGCCTTCTCCTGGCGGGAGGCCCGCCAGCCGCCGTACAGCGCAATCACGCCCGGGATCAGGATCATCGCCCAGATGATCTTGCTCAGATGGGTCTGCACGAACGGCAGGTTGCCGAACAGGAAGCCCGCCAGTGTCAGCCCGCAGACCCACAGCACCGCGCCGCCCACGTTGTAGGCGGTGAAGCGGCT
The Roseateles amylovorans genome window above contains:
- a CDS encoding S41 family peptidase: MQLSSVSQAVALALTLTAATAASPTLARSTDAAAAPTASATLLLREPAVSASQLAFVYGGELWAAQRDGSQPRRLAGNVSSEFSPRFSPDGRWIAYSASHDGNTDVYVIAAAGGQPRRLTWHSAVDQATGWSPDGKRVLFSSPREVLNNRSNQLYEVPVDGGFEQKVMDAVAYEGRWSPDGKRLAYRPYRQAYNGTSGWRQSRGGTTPPIWIIDPKAGTWEQIPHVNATDSNPIWLGDEVVFISDRNDGAANLFAYHTKTKALRQLTKETVWDVRNVDGVDGRIVYEAGGQLKEVALSGGEPRVIPVALTEPSTQARVQWKDASKTISSVALSATGKRALISARGEVFTVPVKDGVVRNLTQSSGVREKDALWSPDGQQVAYVSDEPGTRHQIVIRDQLGDEAAGKPIRRLLLPETGYYTLLDWSPDGARLVLQDNHLNLYHLPLSGAQAGKLQKIDTSLRRQGFDVGFSPDSRWLAYTVTGRNHFTQIRIHDFQTGQQHTVTDGMSHAELPVFSGKGDVLYFAASINSGPTQVGLDMSTQERSLRLGLFGAVLRADGKSPLLPKAGDEEGKGKKGDEDKSDAKNEKGDKDEKDGDKKPVDKSESKDSKDAKGKDSKDDKDGKKVKPVRIDFAGLQDRIIGLPVAQARYDHLSVAADGALFYLERRQPGVSAEAPSAGEGAPRSDLYRFDFDEKSTKMVKPAVNDYSLSADGKKILLVLGGGRLEVADAAAKIDTKGIDLSGLRVRIDPRAEWKQIFDETWWMQKEFFYDPKLHGIDWKGVYQRYLPLLAHVQRREDLNQVLVEMIGELQVGHNRVGGGDVAQEPRVPVGLLGADFSFEGGHYRIKKIFQGDRWNPFLKAPLAAPGLGVKEGDFLMAVNGQPVDAGHNLYQQLENTVGKPVQLTVASDAQGRGARQVQVEPIANESALRQWAWIDHNRQEVDRLSGGKIAYVYMPDTAAQGFQHFNRMFFAQVDKPGLIVDDRRNGGGQAANYVTEVLGRQYLGSWKDRDALVFDTPGGAIYGPKAMLVDQDAGSGGDFMPYAFKRTGLGPLIGKRTWGGLIGIAINPSLIDGGQLVVPYFRFFTPEGEWRIENEGVAPDIEVDLDPVAVNAGRDVQLEAAVANVLERLKSWKPIQRTEPPAMPTQLGK